The sequence below is a genomic window from Thermus filiformis.
GGTGGTGGTGGCCCCGGGGCTCGCCCAGGAAGACCAGGACGAACCAGCGCATGGCGTACATGGCGGTGAGGACCGCCACCAGAAGCGCCCCCACGTAGAAGCCCACCCCCCCGAAGGGGTAGGTGAGGGTGGCGGTGAGGATCGCGTCCTTAGACCAGAAGCCGGAGAGGAGGGGAAGCCCGCCCAGGGCCAGGGCCCCGATGAGGCCGTGCCAGCGGGTCTTTGGCAGGTGCTTCCAGAGCCCCCCCATCCTCCGCACGTCCTGCTCACCCCCCAGGGCGTGGATCACGCTCCCCGAGGCCAGGAAGAGGAGGGCTTTGAAGAAGGCGTGGGTGAAGACGTGGAAGAGCGCCACCCAGTAGGCCCCCACCCCGGCGGCCAGGAACATGTAGCCCAGCTGGCTGATGGTGGAGTAGGCGACGATCTTCTTGATGTCGGTCTGGCCGAAGGCGGATAGCGCCCCGTAGGCCGCGGTGAGGAGGCCCACCAGGGCGATGGTGTAGGAGACGTCGGGGAGGTTGGCGTAAAGGAAGGAGCTCCGGGCCACCAAATAGACGCCCGCGGTCACCATGGTGGCCGCGTGGATCAGGGCCGAGACCGGCGTGGGGCCGGCCATGGCGTCCGGCAACCAGACCATCAGGGGGATCTGAGCGCTCTTGCCCACCGCCCCCAGGAAGAGGAGGAAGCCGGCCAGGGCCAGGAGGTCGGGGTTCCTGAGGGGCCCCTCAAAGGCCGCCCGGAGCTCGCTGATGGAGAGGGTGCCGAACATGGCCCAGAGGATGGCCATCCCCAGGAGGAACCCCAAATCCCCGATGCGGTTGACGATGAAGGCCTTTCGGGCCGAGTCCGCGTAGTCCTTGTTCCGGTACCAGAAGCCGATGAGGAGGAAGCTCGCCAGGCCCACCCCCTCCCAGCCGATGAACATCACCGGGTAGGTGTCGGCCAGGACCAGGGTGAGCATCATGGCGATGAAGAAGTTGAAGTAGCTGAAGAAGCGGCTGTACCCGGGGTCACCCGCCATGTAGCCGATGGCGTAGACGTGGATCAGAAAGCCCACCCCGGTCACGATGAGGAGCATGAACCCCGAGAGGCTGTCCAGGACCAGGCTGAAGGGGATGCCGGGCAGCCAGTCCACCCGGAAGCTGGCCCCGCCCGAAAGCAGGAGGCCGCTTCCCAGCAGGAAGGAGGCCAGCACCAGCCCCGAGGCGAGGACCCCAGGAAGGGGTTCTTTCATCCTCTTTCCGAAGAGCCCCAGGAGGGCCCAGCCCAGTAGGGGCAGCAGGATTGTGAGAAGAAGCATCATCACCCCCTAAGCTCTGAGAGGTCGTCCACCGAGGTGCTCTCCCGGTGGCGGAAGACGGCCACGATCAGCCCCAGGCCCACCGCCACCTCGGCGGCGGCCACCGCGATGACCAGAAGGGCCGCCACCTGGCCCTCGAGGCCGAAGCCCCGGGCGAAGGTGACCAGGGCCAGGTTGGCCGCGTTCAGCATCAGCTCTATGGAGAGGAAGACCAAAATGGCGCTCCGGCGCGTCAGGACCCCGTAGACCCCCAGGGCGAAGAGGAGGCTGCTCATCAGGAGGTAGCTCACCGCATCACCTCCTTTTCCTTCTCCTCGGGCTTTAAGGCGTCCAGGGGCCTTTGGGGCTGGACCAGGGCCACCGCGGCCACCGTGGCCACCAGGAGGAGGAAGCCCACCCCTAAAAGGGCGAAGAGCCAGTCCCCGTAGAGGAGGGGGCCCAGGGCCTGGGGAAGCCCCCCTTGGAGGTCCTTCCCCTGGCCCAGGGAGAGGCCCGAGAGGCTCAGGTAGAAGAGGGCCGCCGCCCCCAGGCTCAGGAGGGCGGCCAGGGGCTTGGAGCCCACCAGGGGGTCAAAGCCCACGTCCCCCTGGGCCGCGTAGAGGAGCATGATCACGAAGAGGAAGAGGACCACGATGGTCCCGGCGTAGACAATGATCTGGATGAAGCCCAAGAAGCGGGCATCCAGGGCGATGTAGACCCCGGCCAGTACCAGGAAGTTGAGGATGAGGGCCAAGGCGGCGTGGATGGCGTTCTTCAGGGTGACCACCAGCGCCCCCGTTCCCAAAAGGAGGAGGAGGGCCAAGACCTCGAGGCCGCTCATCGCTTCCCTCCTTCCGTGGGGGCCCGGAAGCCCTCGAGCTCGGGCCGCACGTAGGGGACCACGTAGCCGGGCTTCACCGCCTTCCCGGTGATCTTGGCCTCCCGGCGCTGGGGCTTGGTGCCCACCACGTCCACCAGCATGTCCTCCTTGCCGTAGACCAGGTCGGAGTAGCGGTAGTCGGCCATCTCAAAGTCGTAGCCCAAGACGATGGCCCCGGTGGGGCAGGCCTCCTCGCAGAGGCCGCAGAAGATGCACCGGAGCATGTTGATCTCGTAGACCTTGGCGTACCGCTCCCCGGCCGAGACCGGGTTTTCCGGGTCGTTCTCCGCCGGCTCCACGTAGATGGCGTAGGCCGGGCAGGCGGCGGCGCAGAGGGAACAGCCGATGCACTTCTCCAGGCCGTTGGGATGCCGGGTGAGGACGTGCCGCCCGTGGAAGCGGGGCTTCAGGGCCACGGGGGCGTCCGGGTAGGGGACGGTCACCGGCTTGGAGAACAGGTACTTCAGGGTGATCCCCAGGCTTTGCGCCAGGGCCTTCAGGCTCATGCCTTACCTCCTTTCCTCCCGGCCCTGGGGGCGGGGCTGTAGAAGAGGGCCCCCAGGACCAGGGCCAAGGCGAACAGGGAGAGGTACTGGAGCACCGCCCGGTCCAGGCCCAGGGCCACCACCAGCGCGGTGGCCAGGAACCAGACCAGGGCCACCGGGAAGAGGAAGCCCCAGCCGAAGCGGAGGAGTTGGTCGTAGCGGAGACGGAACCAGGTGGCCCGGATCCAGATGAAGACGAAGAGGAAGAGGGCCATCTTCACGAACATCCAGAGGTAGGGGACGTTGAGGAAGGGCATGGTCCAGCCCCCGAGGAAGAGGGTGGGGATGAGGGCGCTCGCGGTGATGAGGTGGACGTACTCCGCCATCTGGAAAAGGGCCCACTTGATGGAGCTGTACTCCGTGTGGTACCCGCCCACCAGCTCCTGCTCCGCCTCGGGCAGGTCAAAGGGGGTGCGGGCGGCCTCGGCCATGGAGGCGATCAGGTAGAGCACGAAGGCGGGGAAGGCGTAGAGAACGAGCCAGCCGTTCTCCTGTTGCCAGCGGACGATCTCGTTCAGGTTCAAGGAGCCCACCAGGAGCACGGGGGAGAGGAGGGCGATGCCCAGCCCCAGCTCGTAGCTGATCAGGCTGGCGGAGGAGCGCAAGGAGCCCAGGAGGCTGTACTTGCTCCCCGAGGCCCAGCCCGCCAGGAAGATCCCGTAGACGGCCATCTCGCTCACCGCGAAGAGGTAGAGGAGGCCGAGGTCCAGGTTGAGCACCCAGGGCTGGTAGCCGAAGAAGGCCCCCGGAGGGCCAAAGGGGATGGCCCCGAAGGCCAAAAGGGCGAAGGTGATGGAGATCAGGGGGGCCAGGACGAAGAGGACCTTGTCCGCCTTCTCCACCACCAGATCCTCCTTGAAGATGCTCTTGATGGCGTCGGCGAGGGGCTGGAGAAGGCCGAGGGGCCCCACCCGGTTCGGGCCCATGCGGATCTGGAACCGGGCCAGAAGCCGCCGCTCCACCAGGGTCATGTAGGCGAAGGCGGTGAGGAGGCCGATGATGACCAAAAGGGCCTTCACCGCCACCATCCAGAGGGGGTCTTGCGGGTAGTTCACGCTTCACCTCCCGTGGGGACCAGGATGCGGGCCTCCACCCTCCGGCCCGCGTAGGGGCCCAAAGCGGTGAGGTAGAGGAAGCGGGGGCTGGCCTCTTCTTGGTGCTCCACCCGGGCCCTCACCCGGCCAAAGGGGGTTTCCACCTCCACCTCGCTCCCCTCCACCAGGCCCTCCTTGCGGGCCCGCTCGGGGTGGACGGAGAGGACCGGCCGGATCTGGGCCGCGCGCCCGACCAGCTGCTGCTCCTTCCACATGAAGGGGCGGAGGTAGAGGCCGCCCTCCATCTCCTTGGGGAAGAGGGTCTTGATCCTTTGGCCCACGAAGCCGCCTTTGAAGGGCAGGGCCTTCTCCGCCTGGGCCATGAGCCGGAAGGGGGGCCTGACCCCCAAAGCCTCGGCCAGGAGGGCCAAGGCGGCCACGGCGTCGTCCGCCTCCCCGTTGTCTATGGGGGCGGGAGCGAGGCGCAGGATGCGCCCTTCCAGGTTCACCACGTGCCCCTTCCGCTCGTAGGGAGTCTCCGCGGGCAGGACCACGTGGGCGTACTTCTCCGCCAGGGGGTGGAGGTGGGTGAGGTGGAGGAGGACGAACCGCTTGCCCTTGAGGGCGGCCTCGGGCGGGAGGTAGCCGTAGTAGGCCGCCTCCGCCCCGGCCTCGTCCCAGGCCGCCCCGCCCGCGCCCGGCAGGACCCCCAGGGCCTCGAGGCCCCGGGCGTTGGCCGCCGGGGTCATGGCCAGGACCTTGGCCCCCTTCCGCTCGGCGAAAAGCCGGGCCCGTTCCGCCGCCACCGTGTCCTGCAGTACGTTCGCCCCCAGGATGAGGACCGGCCGGCCCGCCTTTTCCCAGGCCTCCCGGGCCTGCCTGACCGCCTCGCTCCCCTCCTTCTCCCCGAGGAGGGCGGCCAGGAGGTCCCGCTCGCTTCCGGGCTCGAGCACCTCGTAGATCCCCGCCCACTTCCCGAGGGCGGCGGGGAAGGGGGCAAAGAGGGCCAGCTTCTCCTTCTTCCGGGGCATCCGTTCCTGGATGCGCAGGTCGGCGAAGGGGGTGCCGTGGTTCAGCACAGGGGGCGGGGTGAGGCCGCGGGTGAACTCGGAGAGGCGCAGGTGGACCAGGGGGGCCTCCTCCGTGGGGTCGCCCAGGATCAGGGCGAAGTCGGCCTGGAGGAGGTCCTCAAAGGTGGCCGCTGGGAAGAGGCTCGCGGGGGCGGCGGTGCGGCCCTGGAAGTCCAGGTGCGGGGTGCCGAGGGCCTTGGCCAGCTCGGCGGCCATCAGCCCCTCCTCCAGGCTGGCCCCCCCGTCCAGGTAAATCCCCACCCGCCGGGGGTCCACCCCCTTCAGCCCTTCCCGGATGGCCAGAAGGGCCTCCTCCCAGCTGGCCTCCACCAGGGCCCCACCCTTGCGCACCAGGGGCCGGGTGAGCCGGTTCTGGTCCGCCCACTCGTGCCCGAAGCGGCCCGCGTCGCAGAGCCAGATCTCGTTGACCTCCCGCACCTCCCGGGCCCGGATGCGCTCGAGGCGGCCGCTCCGGGTGTCCACGGTGATCCCGCAGCCCACGGAGCAGAGGGTGCAGACGCTCCCCGTTTCCTCGTACTCCCAGTTCCGGGCCCGGAAGCGGGCGGTGAGGTCCAGAAGCGCCCCCACCGGGCAGATGTCGGTAATGTTCCCGGAAAACCCCGAGGGCAGGCCAAAGTCCATGGTGCCGATGAAGGTGTGGCCCCCCCGCTCGATGAAGTCCAGCACCTCGTCCCCGGGGATCTCCTCAAAGTAGCGCACGCAGCGCTTGCAGTGGATGCACCGCTCCCGGTCCAGGATGACGAACTCCGAGAGGGGGTGGTGCTTGTCCTCGTGGCGGCGGGTGAACTCAAACCGGGTGTAGACGGGAAGCTCCAGGGGGCCCTTCTGGTAGTACTTCTCGTAGAGGCCGTACTCCACGGTGCGGTCCTGGAGCTCGCAGGCCCCGCCCTTGTCGCAGGTGGGGCAGTCCAGGGGGTGGTTCAGGAGGGTGAACTCCACCATCCCCGCCTGGGCCTGGCGGACCAGGTCGCTCTGGGTGTCCACCACCATTCCCTCCGCCACCGGGGTCACGCAGCTCGCCGCCAGCTTGGGCTGCCAGAAGATCTGGACCTCGCCCTTCTCGTCCTTCAGGTACTCCCCGTCCGGTCCCTTCCGGGGCAGGCCGATCCGGACCAGGCACATCCGGCAGGCCCCCACGGGGGAGAGGTGCTTTTCCGAGCAGAAAAGGGGCACGTCGTACCCCGCGTGGAAGACCGCGTCCATGACGCTGGTCCCCGGGGGTACCTCCACCACGCGGTCGTTCACCTTGACCTTGACCATGCTCACCTCCAGAGGCTGACCCGGGGCACGGGCTTCTTCTCCTTGGCCAGGGCCAGGTACTGGTCCTTGAAGTGCTTAAGCGAGCCCCGCACCGGCCAGACCGCCGCGTCCGCCAGGGGGCAGAAGCTTCGCCCCTCGATGAGGTCCAGGAGGTTTTCCAGGTTCTCCACGTCCTCCTCCTCCCCCTGGCCGGTGCCGATCTTGGCGAAGAGGTTCACCATGAAGCCCGCCACCCCCTCCCGGCAGGGGGTGCACTTGCCGCAGGACTCGTGGGCGTAGAACCGGGTCACGTTCCACATGGCGTCCACCATGCTCACCCGCTCCGGGATGAGGATGACCCCGCCCGTGCCCAGGAGGGACCCCTTGGCCTGGAGGCTCTCGTAGTCCATGGGGGTGTCCAGGACCTCATCGGTGAAGGGGAGGGGCGGGGTGGAGGAGCCCCCGGGGATGAGGGCCTGGATGGGCTCTAAGGGCCCTCCCGCCCAGTCGTAGATGAGCTCGCGGAAGGTGGTGCCCATGGGGAGCTCGTAGACCCCGGGGCGCTTCACGGGCCCCGAGACCTGGTAGAGCTTCATCCCCTTGGACCGCTCCGTGCCCATCTGGGCGAACCAGTCCGCCCCCCGTTCCAGGATGGGGACCACGGAGGCCAGGGTCTCCACGTTGTTGATGGTGGTGGGCTTCCCCCAAAGCCCCGCCTGGGCTGGGAAGGGGGGCTTGAGCCGGGGGTTGGCCCTGAGGCCCTCGAGGGAGTTCATCAGGGCCGTTTCCTCCCCGCAGATGTAGGCCCCCGCCCCCCGGTGGACGTAGAGGCGGAAGCTGAACCCGCTTCCGAAGAGGTCGTCCCCCAGGTAGCCCCGGGCCTGGGCCTCCCGGATCGCCGCCACCAGCCGGTCGTAGGCCCGGCGGTACTCCCCCCGGACGTAGATGTAGCCCACCGTGGCCCGGATGGCGTACCCGGCGAGGATCATCCCCTCGATGAGGAGGTGGGGGACGTCCTCCAGGATGTAGCGGTCCTTGAAGCTCCCGGGCTCGGACTCATCGGCGTTGCAGATGAGGTAGTGCTGCTTCCCGTCCTTGGGCATGAAGCTCCACTTGAGCCCGGTGGGGAAGCCCGCCCCGCCCCGGCCCCGTAGGCCGGAGCGCTTCACCTCCTCGATGACCTCGTCCGGGGTCTTCTCCTTGAGGACCCGCCTGGCGGTCTCGTACCCCCCGTGCCGGAGGTAGTAGTCCAAGGTCCAGCTCCCCTCCTTCCCCACGTGGGCGTAGAGGGTCCTTTCAAACCGGGGGTCGTGGCCCGAAACGATGGGTCCCGTCATACCTCCACCTCGTGCACGTGGTGGCCGCATTTGCCGGGAAGCTCTATCTCCTCAAGCCGCTTCCCCGCCTTAAGGCCCTCCAAAAGGGCCTCGAGCCTCGCCCGGGTCACGCACTCCACGTAGGGCTCGTCGTTCACCTGGACCACGGGGGCGGTGTGGCAGCTTCCCAGGCACTCCACCTTCTGCACGCTGAAAAGCCCGTCGGGCGTCACCTCCCCCGGGCCGATCCCCAGGGTCTCGGTGAGGTGGTCCCAGAGCTCGTCCGCCCCCGCGAGCTTGCAGGAGAGGGTGGCGCAGACCTGGAGGTGGTACTTCCCGGTGGGGACGAACTGGTAGTAGCTGTAGAAGCTCGCCACCCCCATGACCTCGGTGGGGGTGGTGCCCACCAGGCGCGCGATCTCCTCCACCCGCTCGGGCCGGATCCAGCCCTCCTCCTGCTGCACCCGCCTGAGGAGGGGCATGATGGCCGAGCGGCGCCCCTCGGGCGGGTACTGGCTGAAGACCTCCCGCAAGAACTCCTCCTTGTCGTCAAAGAAGCCCATCCTTCCTCCTATCGGTCCACGTCCCCCATCACGGGGTCCAGGCTGGCGATGATGGCCACCATGTCCGCCACCTGCTCCCCTTTGGCGGCGTAGGGGAGGCTTTGCAGGTTCACGAAGCTGGGTGCGCGCACCTTGACCCGGTAGGGCATGGAGCCGCCATCGGAGACGATGTAGTAGCCGAGCTCCCCCCGGGCCGACTCCGTGGGCACGTAGACCTCGCCCTTGGGCGGGTGGAAGCCCTCGGTGTAGTGCTTGAAGTGGTAGATGACCGCCTCCATGGAGGTCTCCAGGAGGGGCCTGGGGGGTGGGGTGATCTGGGGGTTGGGGTCGCGGACCGGCCCCGGTTCCAGGCGCTCCAGGGCCTGCTGGATGATCCGGACGCTCTCCCGCATCTCCCGGATGCGGACGAGCATCCGGTCAAACACGTCCCCCTGCTCCCCCAGGGGTACGTCAAAGGTGTAGGTCTCGTACCCCGCGTAGGGGTAGGCCTTGCGCACGTCGTAGTTCACCCCGCTCGCCCGCAAGGACCCTCCCGTGAGGCCCAGGTGGATGGCCACCTCGGCCGGGATCACCCCCACGCCCCGGGCCCGCTCGTAGAAGATGGGGCTTTCCGCGAAGAGGGCCTCGTACTCGTCTATGCGCTTGGGTAGGACCTGGAGGAGCTTCTTGAGCTCGGGGACGAACTCCTCGGGCAGGTCCTCCTTGACCCCGCCGATGCGGATGTAGTTGTGGTGGAAGCGCTGGCCCGTGACCCACTCAAACAGGTCCAGGATGGCCTCCCGCTCCCGGAAGGCGTAGAAGAAGGGGGTGAGGGCCCCGAGGTCCAGAAGCCCCGTGCCCAGGAAGACCAGGTGGCTGGCCAGGCGGGAGAGCTCGTTGAGGATCACCCGGATCACCTGGGCCCGGGGCGGGACCACCGCCCCCACCAGCTTCTCCACCGCCAGGGCGTAGGCCAGGTCGTGGGCGAAGGAGTGGAGGTAGTCCATCCGGGGGGTGTAGGTGATGTTCTGGAGGTAGGTCCGGTTCTCCATCGTCTTCTCAAACCCCGTGTGGAGGTAGCCGATGTGGGGGACCAGGTCCAGAACCTCCTCCCCGGAGAGGGTGACCACCACCCGCAAGACCCCGTGGGTGGAAGGGTGCTGCGGGCCCACGTTGAGGGTCATCACCTCGGTGCGCAGCTCCCGAGGCTCTTCCAAAAGCTCTTTCTCGCTCATCGCCCCTCCTTCATCTTCTGGAGGTCAGCCCAAAGCGACCGGTACCCCTTGCGGCTCCCGCCCCGGTACAGGGTCATCCCCGGGCTCTTGCCGGTCAGGCCGGCCCGGAACTCGGCCGGCACGATGAACCGCCCCTCCCGGAAGAGGGTGGGGGTCTCGCCCAGGGGGAAGTCCTTGCGCAGGGGGTGGCCCTCGAGGTCCTCCGGGGTGAGGATCTTCCGGAGGTCGGGGTGGCCCTCAAAGACGATGCCGAAGAGGTCGTAGACCTCCCGCTCCAGGAAGTTGGCGCTCCCCCAGAGGTCGGTCACCGTGGGGAGCCTGGGGTCCTTCTCCGGCACCCAGACCCGGACGAAGAAACGGCTCCCGTCTCCGTCCTTGTAGCCGGGCAGGGAGACCAGCTCGTAGACCACGGCGAACCGCTCGGGCCTGGGGTCGGGGTAGTCCAGGTAGTCTATGCCCACCACGTCCGCCAGGTAGTTGAACCCCAGCTCCTTGTAACGGGCCATTTGGGCCTTGAAGACCTCCCGGGGCAGGACCACCCAGAGGTTGCCCAGGCCGTTGTCCTCCACCTGGAACCCCTTCTGCCCCGCTTCTTCCAGCACCAGGCTCAGCCGCATCCCTACCCCCTTTTCCAGGCGGCCACAGGGGGCAGCTTCCGCCCCCCTTCGTCGTAGGCCTGGCCGCGCACCTTCTTCTGGAGCTGCATCACCGCGTAGATGAGGGCCTCGGGGCGCGGAGGGCAGCCGGGGACGTAGACGTCCACCGGGACCACGCTGTCCACGTTCTGGACGATGGCGTAGTTGTTGAACATCCCCCCGGAGCTGGCGCAGGCCCCCATGGAGATCACCCACTTGGGGTCGGGCATCTGCTCCCAGACCCGCCGCATCACCGGGGCCATCTTCTTGGAGAGCCGCCCGGCCACGATCATCACGTCCGCCTGGCGGGGGCTCGCCCGGAAGACCTCGCTCCCGAAGCGGGCCAGGTCGTTCCGGGCATCCGTGGAGGCCATCATCTCAATGGCGCAGCAGGCGAGGCCGAAGGTGGCGGGCCAAAGGGAGTTGCTCCTTCCCCAGGCCACCAGCTTCTCCAAGGTGGTGAAGAGGATCCCCTCCCTTTCTAGCTCCTGGACGTCCCGCTCAAAGAGGTCCTTCAGTGCCACTTCATCACCCCCTTCCACCACTCGTAGAGGAAGCCCACGAAGAGGAGGAGGGTAAAGCCCACCATCCCCAGGAAGCCGTAGAGGCCCAGCCCCTTCGCGCTCACGGCGTAGGGCCAGAGGAAGGCCACCTCCACGTCAAAGAGGATGAAGAGCATGGCCACCACGTAGAAGTGGACGGGAAACCGCCTGACCTCCCCCGCGGGGTCGTTCCCGGACTCGTAGGGCATGAGCTTGGCCCGCCCCGGCTTCTTGGGGCCCAGAAGGGCCCCCACCAGGAGGGCCGCCACCCCGATGAAGAGGGCCGCCGCCAGATAGACCAGGATGTTCAGATACTCGGATATGGGCGCCAAGGTGACCTCCTTCGGGCATTCGTGCCCATCTTCACGAGCAAGGGGCAAGCCGCCCCTCACGCCGCCCCCATCTTAACACCCACCTCTTGGCCTCGAGGCAAGACACCCTACACACTACACCGGTTGGCCGGTGTAGTGGCTGGAGAAGGTTAAGAACCGCCTCTACACCGTTAAGCGGCTTCCTCGGGGCTGGGCGCCCTAGGCGGGGAGGCCTAGCCCTCGGGGGCATCCCCGGGGCCGGGATGGGGTAG
It includes:
- the nuoH gene encoding NADH-quinone oxidoreductase subunit NuoH produces the protein MVAVKALLVIIGLLTAFAYMTLVERRLLARFQIRMGPNRVGPLGLLQPLADAIKSIFKEDLVVEKADKVLFVLAPLISITFALLAFGAIPFGPPGAFFGYQPWVLNLDLGLLYLFAVSEMAVYGIFLAGWASGSKYSLLGSLRSSASLISYELGLGIALLSPVLLVGSLNLNEIVRWQQENGWLVLYAFPAFVLYLIASMAEAARTPFDLPEAEQELVGGYHTEYSSIKWALFQMAEYVHLITASALIPTLFLGGWTMPFLNVPYLWMFVKMALFLFVFIWIRATWFRLRYDQLLRFGWGFLFPVALVWFLATALVVALGLDRAVLQYLSLFALALVLGALFYSPAPRAGRKGGKA
- the nuoE gene encoding NADH-quinone oxidoreductase subunit NuoE, whose amino-acid sequence is MGFFDDKEEFLREVFSQYPPEGRRSAIMPLLRRVQQEEGWIRPERVEEIARLVGTTPTEVMGVASFYSYYQFVPTGKYHLQVCATLSCKLAGADELWDHLTETLGIGPGEVTPDGLFSVQKVECLGSCHTAPVVQVNDEPYVECVTRARLEALLEGLKAGKRLEEIELPGKCGHHVHEVEV
- the nuoF gene encoding NADH-quinone oxidoreductase subunit NuoF, producing MTGPIVSGHDPRFERTLYAHVGKEGSWTLDYYLRHGGYETARRVLKEKTPDEVIEEVKRSGLRGRGGAGFPTGLKWSFMPKDGKQHYLICNADESEPGSFKDRYILEDVPHLLIEGMILAGYAIRATVGYIYVRGEYRRAYDRLVAAIREAQARGYLGDDLFGSGFSFRLYVHRGAGAYICGEETALMNSLEGLRANPRLKPPFPAQAGLWGKPTTINNVETLASVVPILERGADWFAQMGTERSKGMKLYQVSGPVKRPGVYELPMGTTFRELIYDWAGGPLEPIQALIPGGSSTPPLPFTDEVLDTPMDYESLQAKGSLLGTGGVILIPERVSMVDAMWNVTRFYAHESCGKCTPCREGVAGFMVNLFAKIGTGQGEEEDVENLENLLDLIEGRSFCPLADAAVWPVRGSLKHFKDQYLALAKEKKPVPRVSLWR
- a CDS encoding NADH-quinone oxidoreductase subunit A, yielding MAPISEYLNILVYLAAALFIGVAALLVGALLGPKKPGRAKLMPYESGNDPAGEVRRFPVHFYVVAMLFILFDVEVAFLWPYAVSAKGLGLYGFLGMVGFTLLLFVGFLYEWWKGVMKWH
- the nuoD gene encoding NADH dehydrogenase (quinone) subunit D, which produces MSEKELLEEPRELRTEVMTLNVGPQHPSTHGVLRVVVTLSGEEVLDLVPHIGYLHTGFEKTMENRTYLQNITYTPRMDYLHSFAHDLAYALAVEKLVGAVVPPRAQVIRVILNELSRLASHLVFLGTGLLDLGALTPFFYAFREREAILDLFEWVTGQRFHHNYIRIGGVKEDLPEEFVPELKKLLQVLPKRIDEYEALFAESPIFYERARGVGVIPAEVAIHLGLTGGSLRASGVNYDVRKAYPYAGYETYTFDVPLGEQGDVFDRMLVRIREMRESVRIIQQALERLEPGPVRDPNPQITPPPRPLLETSMEAVIYHFKHYTEGFHPPKGEVYVPTESARGELGYYIVSDGGSMPYRVKVRAPSFVNLQSLPYAAKGEQVADMVAIIASLDPVMGDVDR
- the nuoI gene encoding NADH-quinone oxidoreductase subunit NuoI; translated protein: MSLKALAQSLGITLKYLFSKPVTVPYPDAPVALKPRFHGRHVLTRHPNGLEKCIGCSLCAAACPAYAIYVEPAENDPENPVSAGERYAKVYEINMLRCIFCGLCEEACPTGAIVLGYDFEMADYRYSDLVYGKEDMLVDVVGTKPQRREAKITGKAVKPGYVVPYVRPELEGFRAPTEGGKR
- the nuoK gene encoding NADH-quinone oxidoreductase subunit NuoK translates to MSYLLMSSLLFALGVYGVLTRRSAILVFLSIELMLNAANLALVTFARGFGLEGQVAALLVIAVAAAEVAVGLGLIVAVFRHRESTSVDDLSELRG
- the nuoL gene encoding NADH-quinone oxidoreductase subunit L, with the protein product MMLLLTILLPLLGWALLGLFGKRMKEPLPGVLASGLVLASFLLGSGLLLSGGASFRVDWLPGIPFSLVLDSLSGFMLLIVTGVGFLIHVYAIGYMAGDPGYSRFFSYFNFFIAMMLTLVLADTYPVMFIGWEGVGLASFLLIGFWYRNKDYADSARKAFIVNRIGDLGFLLGMAILWAMFGTLSISELRAAFEGPLRNPDLLALAGFLLFLGAVGKSAQIPLMVWLPDAMAGPTPVSALIHAATMVTAGVYLVARSSFLYANLPDVSYTIALVGLLTAAYGALSAFGQTDIKKIVAYSTISQLGYMFLAAGVGAYWVALFHVFTHAFFKALLFLASGSVIHALGGEQDVRRMGGLWKHLPKTRWHGLIGALALGGLPLLSGFWSKDAILTATLTYPFGGVGFYVGALLVAVLTAMYAMRWFVLVFLGEPRGHHHPHEAPAVMLWPNHLLALGSVLAGYLALPHPLPNVLEPFLKPALAELEAHHLSLGAEWGLILLSGLVALLGLYLGYVFFQRPLPAWYLAFETWSKNAFYADAVYNALVVNPLKALSEALLAGDGGLLSLYRSLAGLLALAGRGLGALQRGYLRFYALLMVLGALIFLGVMRW
- a CDS encoding NuoB/complex I 20 kDa subunit family protein, which produces MALKDLFERDVQELEREGILFTTLEKLVAWGRSNSLWPATFGLACCAIEMMASTDARNDLARFGSEVFRASPRQADVMIVAGRLSKKMAPVMRRVWEQMPDPKWVISMGACASSGGMFNNYAIVQNVDSVVPVDVYVPGCPPRPEALIYAVMQLQKKVRGQAYDEGGRKLPPVAAWKRG
- the nuoG gene encoding NADH-quinone oxidoreductase subunit NuoG — encoded protein: MVKVKVNDRVVEVPPGTSVMDAVFHAGYDVPLFCSEKHLSPVGACRMCLVRIGLPRKGPDGEYLKDEKGEVQIFWQPKLAASCVTPVAEGMVVDTQSDLVRQAQAGMVEFTLLNHPLDCPTCDKGGACELQDRTVEYGLYEKYYQKGPLELPVYTRFEFTRRHEDKHHPLSEFVILDRERCIHCKRCVRYFEEIPGDEVLDFIERGGHTFIGTMDFGLPSGFSGNITDICPVGALLDLTARFRARNWEYEETGSVCTLCSVGCGITVDTRSGRLERIRAREVREVNEIWLCDAGRFGHEWADQNRLTRPLVRKGGALVEASWEEALLAIREGLKGVDPRRVGIYLDGGASLEEGLMAAELAKALGTPHLDFQGRTAAPASLFPAATFEDLLQADFALILGDPTEEAPLVHLRLSEFTRGLTPPPVLNHGTPFADLRIQERMPRKKEKLALFAPFPAALGKWAGIYEVLEPGSERDLLAALLGEKEGSEAVRQAREAWEKAGRPVLILGANVLQDTVAAERARLFAERKGAKVLAMTPAANARGLEALGVLPGAGGAAWDEAGAEAAYYGYLPPEAALKGKRFVLLHLTHLHPLAEKYAHVVLPAETPYERKGHVVNLEGRILRLAPAPIDNGEADDAVAALALLAEALGVRPPFRLMAQAEKALPFKGGFVGQRIKTLFPKEMEGGLYLRPFMWKEQQLVGRAAQIRPVLSVHPERARKEGLVEGSEVEVETPFGRVRARVEHQEEASPRFLYLTALGPYAGRRVEARILVPTGGEA
- a CDS encoding NADH-quinone oxidoreductase subunit J family protein; protein product: MSGLEVLALLLLLGTGALVVTLKNAIHAALALILNFLVLAGVYIALDARFLGFIQIIVYAGTIVVLFLFVIMLLYAAQGDVGFDPLVGSKPLAALLSLGAAALFYLSLSGLSLGQGKDLQGGLPQALGPLLYGDWLFALLGVGFLLLVATVAAVALVQPQRPLDALKPEEKEKEVMR
- a CDS encoding NADH-quinone oxidoreductase subunit C codes for the protein MRLSLVLEEAGQKGFQVEDNGLGNLWVVLPREVFKAQMARYKELGFNYLADVVGIDYLDYPDPRPERFAVVYELVSLPGYKDGDGSRFFVRVWVPEKDPRLPTVTDLWGSANFLEREVYDLFGIVFEGHPDLRKILTPEDLEGHPLRKDFPLGETPTLFREGRFIVPAEFRAGLTGKSPGMTLYRGGSRKGYRSLWADLQKMKEGR